One region of Nycticebus coucang isolate mNycCou1 chromosome 10, mNycCou1.pri, whole genome shotgun sequence genomic DNA includes:
- the LRFN1 gene encoding leucine-rich repeat and fibronectin type III domain-containing protein 1 yields MAPGPFSSVPLSPPPAALPFLLLLWAGASRGQPCPGRCICQNVAPTLTMLCAKTGLLFVPPAIDRRVVELRLTDNFIASVRRRDFANMTSLVHLTLSRNTIGQVAAGAFADLRALRALHLDSNRLAEVRGDQLRGLGNLRHLILGNNQIRRVESAAFDAFLSTVEDLDLSYNNLEALPWEAVGQMVNLNTLTLDHNLIDHIAEGTFVQLHKLVRLDMTSNRLHKLPPDGLFLRSQGTGPKPPTPLTVSFGGNPLHCNCELLWLRRLTREDDLETCATPEHLTDRYFWSIPEEEFLCEPPLITRQAGGRALVVEGQAVSLRCRAVGDPEPVVHWVAPDGRLLGNSTRTRVRGDGTLDVTITTLRDSGTFTCIASNAAGEATAPVEVCVVPLPLMAPPPAAPPPLTEPGSSDIATPGRPGANDSTAERRLVAAELTSNSVLIRWPAQRPIPGIRMYQVQYNSSVDDSLVYRMIPSTSQTFLVNDLAAGRAYDLCVLAVYDDGATALPATRVVGCVQFTTAGDPAPCRPLRAHFLGGTMIIAIGGVIVASVLVFIVLLMIRYKVYGDGDGRRVKGTSRSPPRVSHVCSQTNGASTVQAPTLPAQDRYDSLREVESPAASTVAVEAKATAAEAASVEPDAVLGRSFGGSATSLCLLPSEETSGEESRAAMGPRRSRSGALGPPASAPPTLALVPGGAPARPRPQQRYSFDGDYGALFQSHSYPRRARRTKRHRSTPHLDGAGGGAAGENGDLGLGSARARLAFTSTEWMLESTV; encoded by the exons ATGGCTCCAGGCCCTTTCTCTTCGGTACCCCTCTCACCACCACCTGCAGCCCTGCCCTTTCTGCTGCTGCTCTGGGCGGGGGCGTCTCGTGGCCAGCCCTGTCCTGGCCGCTGCATCTGTCAGAACGTGGCGCCCACACTGACCATGTTGTGTGCGAAGACCGGCTTGCTCTTCGTGCCACCTGCCATCGACCGGCGCGTGGTGGAGCTGCGGCTCACCGACAACTTCATTGCATCCGTGAGGCGCCGAGACTTCGCCAACATGACCAGCCTGGTGCACCTCACCCTCTCCCGCAACACCATCGGTCAGGTGGCAGCTGGCGCCTTTGCCGACCTCCGTGCACTCCGCGCCCTGCACCTCGACAGCAACCGCCTGGCGGAGGTGCGGGGCGACCAGCTCCGAGGGTTGGGCAACCTCCGCCACCTGATCCTTGGCAACAACCAGATCCGCCGGGTGGAGTCGGCTGCCTTCGATGCCTTTCTGTCCACCGTGGAGGACCTGGATCTGTCCTACAACAACCTGGAGGCCCTGCCGTGGGAGGCAGTGGGCCAGATGGTCAACCTGAACACGCTCACACTGGACCACAACCTCATCGACCACATCGCCGAAGGCACCTTCGTGCAGCTTCACAAACTGGTTCGCCTGGACATGACCTCCAATCGCCTCCATAAACTCCCTCCTGACGGGCTCTTCCTGAGGTCCCAAGGTACCGGACCGAAGCCACCCACGCCACTGACGGTCAGCTTCGGTGGCAACCCCCTACACTGCAACTGTGAGCTGCTCTGGCTGCGGCGGCTGACCAGGGAGGATGACCTGGAGACCTGCGCCACGCCCGAGCACCTCACCGACCGCTACTTCTGGTCCATTCCCGAGGAGGAGTTCCTGTGTGAACCCCCACTGATTACACGGCAGGCGGGCGGCCGGGCTCTGGTGGTGGAGGGCCAGGCGGTCAGCCTGCGGTGCCGGGCAGTGGGTGACCCTGAGCCGGTGGTACACTGGGTGGCGCCTGACGGGCGGCTGCTGGGGAACTCCACCCGGACCCGGGTCAGGGGAGATGGGACGCTAGATGTGACCATCACCACCCTACGGGACAGTGGCACCTTCACTTGCATCGCCTCCAATGCTGCGGGGGAAGCCACGGCGCCAGTGGAGGTATGTGTGGTACCTCTGCCTCTGATGGCGCCCCCGCCCGCTGCCCCACCGCCTCTTACCGAGCCTGGCTCCTCTGATATCGCCACACCGGGCCGACCTGGTGCCAACGATTCAACTGCTGAGCGCCGGCTGGTGGCAGCAGAGCTCACCTCGAACTCGGTGCTCATCCGCTGGCCAGCCCAGCGGCCGATACCCGGCATACGCATGTACCAGGTCCAGTACAACAGCTCTGTGGATGACTCCCTTGTCTACAG GATGATCCCGTCCACCAGCCAGACCTTCCTGGTGAATGATCTGGCAGCAGGACGCGCCTACGACTTGTGCGTGCTGGCGGTCTACGATGACGGGGCCACCGCGCTGCCGGCCACGCGAGTGGTGGGCTGCGTGCAGTTCACCACTGCTGGGGATCCGGCGCCCTGCCGCCCGCTGAGGGCCCACTTTTTAGGCGGCACCATGATCATTGCCATCGGAGGCGTCATCGTCGCCTCGGTCCTTGTCTTCATCGTTCTGCTCATGATCCGCTACAAAGTGTATGGTGACGGGGATGGCCGCCGCGTCAAGGGCACTTCTAGGTCACCCCCGCGGGTCAGCCACGTATGCTCTCAGACCAACGGTGCGAGCACAGTGCAGGCCCCGACCCTGCCGGCGCAAGATCGCTACGACTCACTGCGTGAAGTGGAGTCCCCGGCTGCTTCCACCGTCGCCGTCGAGGCGAAGGCCACCGCGGCTGAGGCAGCTTCCGTGGAGCCGGACGCGGTCCTTGGACGCTCCTTCGGCGGCTCGGCCACCTCCCTGTGTCTGCTGCCATCCGAGGAAACTTCAGGGGAGGAGTCTCGGGCCGCCATGGGCCCTCGAAGGAGCCGTTCTGGGGCTCTGGGGCCGCCAGCTTCAGCGCCCCCCACTCTAGCTCTGGTTCCTGGCGGGGCTCCGGCCCGGCCGAGGCCTCAGCAGCGCTATTCTTTCGACGGGGACTACGGGGCGCTCTTCCAGAGCCACAGTTACCCGCGCCGCGCCCGGCGGACAAAGCGCCACCGGTCCACGCCGCACCTGGACGGGGCTGGAGGGGGCGCGGCCGGGGAGAATGGAGACCTGGGGCTGGGCTCCGCCAGGGCACGCCTGGCCTTTACCAGCACCGAGTGGATGCTGGAGAGTACCGTGTGA
- the IFNL1 gene encoding interferon lambda-1 has product MAAAWILVLGTVVLGSATAGPVPTSKPNTTWRGCHISTFKSLSPREVETFKKAKDALEDSLLQINWSCSVRLFPRLWDLRQLQVWERPVALEAELALTLKVLEAVTDEALRDVLDQPLHTLRHIQSQLQACGRAQPTAGPRPRGRLRNWLHRLREAPKKESPGCLEASITSNLFRLLIRDLKCVARGHLCA; this is encoded by the exons ATGGCTGCAGCATGGATCCTGGTGCTGGGGACTGTGGTGCTGGGCTCAGCCACAGCAGGCCCTGTCCCCACTTCCAAGCCCAACACAACTTGGAGGGGCTGCCACATCAGCACTTTCAAATCTCTGTCACCACGGGAGGTGGAAACCTTCAAGAAGGCCAAGGATGCCTTG GAAGACTCGCTCTTGCAGATAAACTGGAGCTGCAGTGTCCGCCTCTTCCCCAGGCTCTGGGACCTGAGGCAGCTGCAG GTGTGGGAGCGCCCCGTGGCCCTGGAGGCTGAGCTGGCCCTGACACTGAAGGTCCTGGAGGCGGTAACTGATGAGGCCCTGCGGGACGTCCTGGACCAGCCCCTTCACACACTGCGCCACATCCAGTCCCAGCTCCAGGCCTGT GGCCGGGCTCAGCCCACAGCAGGCCCCAGGCCCCGGGGCCGCCTTCGGAACTGGCTGCACCGACTCCGGGAGGCCCCGAAGAAG GAGTCCCCTGGCTGCCTGGAGGCCTCTATCACATCCAACCTCTTCCGCCTTCTCATCCGGGACCTGAAATGTGTTGCCAGGGGCCACCTGTGTGCCTGA